Below is a genomic region from Armatimonadota bacterium.
AGGGAGATGCCCGAGATCGCGGGCAAGATCGTCCTGACCGAGGGCTTCGCCTCGCCGGGCAAGGTGGCCGACTTCACCAAGGCGGGCGCGATTGGCGCCATCTTCATCAGCCCTGGCGAGCGTATCCACGAGGGTATCTGCACCACGATCTGGGGATCACCCGACCTGGACTCCTGGGAACGCAAGCCGACCATTCCTGTCGTCTCGATCAGCAAGAGCGACGGCGCCTGGCTGCGCGGCCTGGCGTGCCAGGGCGGGGTCAAGGCGCGCCTCTCGACGAAGCTGGACGAGGGTTGGGTCGAGTGTCCGGTGTGCGTGGCCGAGATCCCGGGCCGGGAGGCACCCGAGGAGTTCGTGCTCGTGCACGGCCACGTGGACGGCTGGCATCAGGGCATAGGCGACAACGCCACGGGCGATGCCACGATGCTGGAACTCGCCAGAGTCCTCTGGAAGCACCGTGACCGGCTGGCGCGCACCGTGCGCATCGCATGGTGGTCAGGCCACTCGCAGGGCCGCTATGCCGGCTCGGTCTGGTACGCGGACGCCTTCGGGCTGGACCTCGACGCGCACTGCATCGCGCACATCAACTGCGATTCGACCGGCTGCCGTTGGGCCACGGTGTACGAGGACGTGTTCTGGATGAGCGAGGCCGAGGGTATCGGAAAGGCGGTCATAAAGGACGTGACAGGACTCGAGGCCGCCGGCGGCAGGCCGCTGCGCGCAGGGGATTGCTCGTTCTCGAACATCGGGGTCTCGACCTTCTACATGCTGTCATCCACGATGCCCAGGCCGTTGTTGCAGGAGAAGGACTACTACGCCGTGGGCGGCTGCGGCGGCAACATCGCCTGGCATACAGAGGACGACACCCTGGAGATCGCCGACCGCGACAACCTGCTGCGGGACACGAAGGTGTACCTGGTGGCCGCGTACCGGGCGGCCAATGCCGCGCTGCACCCGCTCGACTTCCGCGCCACGGCCGATGATCTGGCGGGCACGCTGCGGTCCTACCAGGAAGCCGCAGGAGAGGCGTTCGACCTGAGCCTGCCCCTCGCAGAGGCAGAGGCGCTGCGCGCAGATCTTGACCGCTGGTATGCGGAGCGGGAAGCCCTCGCCGGCCGTCCGGCATCCGACCCCGCGGTGCGCTCGGCAAATGCCACTCTGCGGAAACTCGCACGCATCCTAGTGCGCATCAACCACACCCGCGCAGGCCGCTTCCGGCATGACCCGGCTGTGGACGTACCGCCGCTGCCCGACCTGGCGCCCGCGAAGACACTGAAGGACCTGGCTCCGGGCAGCGACCGATACCACGTGACCCTCAATCATCTGGTGCGCGGCCGCAACCGCGTGACCGCGGCGCTCCGCGACGCACGCGCGCTGGTCGCGCCTTGACGGGCGCCGCCAGAGAAGCGCGCTGACCGTTAGGAGTTGGACGTTGCCTCGCGGCGGATCGCGTCTAGATCGAGGAACCGCGCGCCGTCCAACCCCCGGTACCGTTCAGGGTGGCAGGTCAGAACGAGTATCTGCAGCCGCCGGGCGGCCTCCTCGAGAATGGGCAGTACGCGCGCCAGGCGTCCGGCATCGGTCGCCGTGAGCACGTCGTCGAGCACGACGAGCTGACGCCCATCCCTGGCCAGCACGTCCGCCAGCGCCAGCCGGGTGACCAGATGGATCTGCTCCTTCTCACCGCCCGAGAGGGACCCCATGGCCACGTGCGAGTCCGCGGTCGCGGGTCGCACACCCTCGGGCTCTAGCGCCTGCCCGATCTGCACGCGACCCAGCCCGCCGCCGGCGATGCGCTGAAGATAGCGGGTAGCGGCGGCCTCAACCGGACCGGCTATGGCGGTCAGGGCCTCAGACCGGCACTGCAGGACGGTGTCACGGAGTAGGCGTACTGCACTTGCGCGGAGCTCCTCGCGTGCGACCTCGTCTTCCAGGTGCGCGACCTCTTCCTCGGCACCGGCCAGGGCCGAGTACGGCCCGGCTGCGCAGAGGTGCTGGAGGCGGCCTTCCTCGTTCTTCTCCTCTTCAAGGGCCCGGGT
It encodes:
- a CDS encoding M28 family peptidase, coding for MSAVSTWRNETDEQLLVGEVTLDVPWSLVETFAGLVRESGTRQEERAFAYLSRRLKKHGVPHTVHTPTLLISVPRRARLEVMAPERRLLTAKTPSMSLSTGGRWKRGQIAYVSTRYMGDIRGLFEGVGREMPEIAGKIVLTEGFASPGKVADFTKAGAIGAIFISPGERIHEGICTTIWGSPDLDSWERKPTIPVVSISKSDGAWLRGLACQGGVKARLSTKLDEGWVECPVCVAEIPGREAPEEFVLVHGHVDGWHQGIGDNATGDATMLELARVLWKHRDRLARTVRIAWWSGHSQGRYAGSVWYADAFGLDLDAHCIAHINCDSTGCRWATVYEDVFWMSEAEGIGKAVIKDVTGLEAAGGRPLRAGDCSFSNIGVSTFYMLSSTMPRPLLQEKDYYAVGGCGGNIAWHTEDDTLEIADRDNLLRDTKVYLVAAYRAANAALHPLDFRATADDLAGTLRSYQEAAGEAFDLSLPLAEAEALRADLDRWYAEREALAGRPASDPAVRSANATLRKLARILVRINHTRAGRFRHDPAVDVPPLPDLAPAKTLKDLAPGSDRYHVTLNHLVRGRNRVTAALRDARALVAP